The genome window GTCGAAGGACAAAAACGGGCAGGTTCGCAAATACACCATGCAGGGCGGCACCGACGATTCATCTGTGACCATCTCGCACTATTTCGGCCCCGATGGTCGGCTGTCGTTTGCCCTGATCGAAGCGGGCGCGGTCAACGGCACGCAGCAGGAATGGCGGCTGTACTACGGGCCAGCGGGCAACCTGCTGAAACTCGAAGAGAAGACGGTGCATGGCCCTGGCTATCCGTTCGGCCCGCTGTGGCAGCAGGTCGTGCAGTTTCCGGAGGTGGCCTTCGACGCCCCGGCTCCCTGCTCCTGACGGCTGGGCGGCAACTCGTAGCCTACCCGCCGCGTATCTGAAGCATGAACATTCCCGTCCTGTTTCTGGGTGGTCTCGCGCTCGCGTCGGCTGTCTCTCCGGCCACATCTACTCGGGCGACCACGCCTGTGCTCAAACCGCTGCCGCTCAGCGCCGCGTGTCAGAAGGCCGGGTACACCGCGCTTCAGGACGCGGCGGGCACGGTGCGGGTGCTCCGGTACGTGCGGACGGTGCCCGACAATACCGCGCGGCTTACGCAGTACTACGACGCGGCGGGCCACCTGCAAAGCCTGAAGGCCACTGCCAGCGGCTTCGTCGGGCTGCTGTATACCCTGTCGGCACGGATCGACAGCAGAGGAAACGTGGTGGGGGAGACGGGGTTCCGCTCACGCTTTTTTACGGCCAGCCTCAGCAGTGTGATTCATGACGTGGCAGTGGTAAAGGCCGGGCACTGCGGCACCGAATGAGCTGACATCAGACGGCGGGATGGAAATTTTGCAGAACACGTGCAGAGTGTTATGTAATTGACAAAATAGAGATTGTAACTTATACTTCTGTTGAAGCTATTTCAGCAGGAGGAACACCTATGACGGATGCTGCGACCTACCCCGCCGGACACCCAAGCTGGATTGATCTGATGACCCCCACACCCGCCCGGACACACGCGTTTTATGCGGCGCTCTTCGGCTGGACCTACGAGATCAGGCCCGATTACGGCGGGTACGCGATGGCCCACCAGCAGGGCAGGACGGCAGCGGGCATCATGCCGATGGAACCTGATTCGCCCATGCCCAGTGCCTGGACGGTGTATTTCGACAGTGCCGACATCGCTGCCGACGCCGAGCGCGTGACAGAACTGGGAGGACAGGTGATGGTGCCGCCGATGCAGGTGGGCGACCAGGGGCAGATGGGGGTCTTCAGCGATCCGACTGGAGCCGTGTTCGGGTTGTGGCAGGCGGGCAACCACAAGGGGGCACAGGCCACCGACGGCGAGGGCAGTCTGGCGTGGGTGCAGGTCAATACCCCCGACTCGGCGCGGGCTTCGGCCTTCTATCAGGCGCTGTTTCATGCCGACGGCGTGCAGGTGCCCGACATGGATTACCGGCAGCTCCAGC of Deinococcus ruber contains these proteins:
- a CDS encoding VOC family protein — encoded protein: MTDAATYPAGHPSWIDLMTPTPARTHAFYAALFGWTYEIRPDYGGYAMAHQQGRTAAGIMPMEPDSPMPSAWTVYFDSADIAADAERVTELGGQVMVPPMQVGDQGQMGVFSDPTGAVFGLWQAGNHKGAQATDGEGSLAWVQVNTPDSARASAFYQALFHADGVQVPDMDYRQLQHGGLGYAGVSGMAQEGVPAHWIAYFYASDVDAAVQRAVQNGGTLQGEVLDTPFGRMALLADPAGASFWVMNPQRSAHA